In Saccharicrinis fermentans DSM 9555 = JCM 21142, a genomic segment contains:
- the ndk gene encoding nucleoside-diphosphate kinase — translation MAGNKTLTIIKPYAVKNGNLGAILHKIEESGYRFAAIKTLKLDKHEAEAFYQEHKGKPFFDDLTDFMSSGPITAAILEKENAVADFRFLIGATDPNNAKEGTIRKMFATSKTQNAIHGSDSDESADRECDFFFSKRERL, via the coding sequence ATGGCAGGAAATAAAACACTTACAATCATCAAACCCTACGCAGTAAAAAACGGAAATCTAGGAGCTATCTTGCACAAAATTGAAGAATCAGGTTACCGATTTGCAGCCATAAAAACATTAAAGCTTGACAAACACGAAGCTGAAGCATTCTACCAAGAACATAAAGGCAAACCTTTTTTTGATGATTTAACTGATTTTATGTCGTCCGGACCTATTACCGCAGCTATTTTGGAGAAAGAAAATGCGGTTGCTGATTTTCGTTTTTTGATTGGAGCAACCGATCCCAATAACGCAAAAGAAGGTACCATACGTAAGATGTTTGCAACAAGCAAAACGCAAAATGCAATTCACGGTTCAGATAGTGACGAAAGTGCAGACCGAGAATGTGATTTTTTCTTTAGTAAACGCGAAAGATTATAG
- a CDS encoding DHH family phosphoesterase, whose amino-acid sequence MIDTIDTSSLKTTIQNAAHIVIIPHLNPDGDAMGSSLGIFHVLKNIGKKVHVVSPSAYPKFLSWMKGADEAVNFEEKPQEAIEILHDADLLVFVDFNCLKRTGKLEEEIRKLDVSKIMIDHHPYPDPIAEVMISVPSSSSTCELAYQTLSSLGWNDFVDSCAAECFYTGIMTDTGSLSYNSSNPETYRMVAGLLEKNIDKDKIHQLVFHSNSFSRMKLLGHVLGSKLVLMPEQEAAYMCLSSKELEAYDFQPGDTEGFVNYPLGIAGINVSAFFMEKEGKVKCSFRSRGDFPVNLFSESHFSGGGHRNAAGGESVLSLELTVDKFKTELPVFYEKFKKNEL is encoded by the coding sequence ATGATAGATACTATAGATACGTCTTCTTTAAAGACGACCATTCAAAATGCTGCGCATATTGTTATTATACCACATTTGAATCCGGATGGTGATGCCATGGGGTCCTCTTTGGGTATTTTCCATGTATTGAAAAATATAGGCAAAAAGGTGCATGTGGTTTCACCGTCCGCCTATCCTAAATTTTTGTCCTGGATGAAGGGTGCGGATGAGGCTGTTAATTTCGAAGAAAAGCCACAAGAGGCAATAGAAATATTGCATGATGCAGATCTGCTTGTGTTTGTTGATTTTAATTGCTTGAAACGCACGGGGAAGCTGGAAGAGGAAATAAGAAAACTGGATGTGTCCAAAATTATGATTGATCATCATCCATACCCTGACCCAATCGCGGAAGTCATGATCTCGGTTCCTTCGTCATCATCTACCTGCGAATTAGCCTACCAAACACTTAGTAGCTTGGGGTGGAATGATTTTGTAGACAGTTGTGCAGCAGAATGTTTTTATACAGGTATTATGACAGATACCGGGTCTTTGAGTTATAATTCATCTAATCCAGAGACCTATCGAATGGTTGCTGGTTTGTTGGAAAAGAATATTGACAAAGATAAAATTCATCAGTTGGTTTTTCATAGTAATTCTTTTTCAAGGATGAAATTATTGGGGCATGTTTTAGGTAGTAAATTGGTTTTGATGCCTGAACAAGAAGCAGCTTATATGTGTTTGAGTAGTAAAGAACTGGAAGCCTATGATTTTCAGCCGGGGGACACCGAAGGTTTTGTAAATTACCCCTTGGGTATTGCAGGAATCAATGTCTCTGCTTTTTTTATGGAAAAAGAAGGGAAGGTAAAATGTTCCTTCCGTTCAAGAGGCGATTTTCCTGTGAATCTGTTTTCTGAGTCTCATTTCTCTGGAGGTGGTCACCGTAATGCAGCAGGAGGAGAGTCTGTATTATCTTTGGAGTTAACTGTTGATAAGTTTAAAACTGAACTACCTGTGTTTTATGAGAAATTTAAAAAAAATGAATTATAA
- a CDS encoding FKBP-type peptidyl-prolyl cis-trans isomerase: MNYKSVSIVALSLLIMGGCKLQSSDKPLKRKVTAEELISVNRYMVEQDASAIKEYVERNDYHMLETQTGLWYQIEEMGEGELVQKGDVVKIAYDVSLLDGTHCYSSDSLGYKSFKVGQGGVESGLEEGILLLRKGAKATFIMPPHRAHGLVGDDDKVPGRSTLLYKVELVDLKRAMGMDSHTGG; this comes from the coding sequence ATGAATTATAAAAGCGTAAGTATTGTTGCTCTGTCGTTACTTATTATGGGTGGATGTAAGTTGCAAAGTAGTGATAAACCATTAAAACGTAAAGTAACTGCTGAGGAGCTTATCTCGGTGAATAGATATATGGTGGAACAGGACGCTTCGGCCATTAAAGAATACGTGGAAAGAAACGATTATCATATGTTGGAAACTCAGACTGGCCTTTGGTATCAAATTGAAGAGATGGGGGAAGGTGAGTTGGTACAGAAAGGGGACGTGGTTAAAATTGCCTATGATGTTTCCCTATTGGATGGAACGCATTGTTATTCGTCAGATTCATTGGGTTATAAATCTTTTAAGGTTGGTCAAGGAGGTGTTGAGTCTGGTTTAGAGGAAGGGATCTTATTGCTGCGTAAGGGAGCTAAGGCAACTTTTATTATGCCTCCACATAGGGCACATGGTTTAGTGGGCGATGATGATAAAGTGCCAGGAAGATCTACTCTTTTATATAAAGTTGAGTTGGTCGATCTGAAACGAGCCATGGGAATGGATTCACACACGGGGGGATGA